Within Sorghum bicolor cultivar BTx623 chromosome 2, Sorghum_bicolor_NCBIv3, whole genome shotgun sequence, the genomic segment TGTTTTTATCTATTAGAATGAAGATTTTAGCTATAACTAGGTAAATAGGACAACACATATGTCCAGCACATAAGACGAGATGCAAACCATCCCAAGATTAGCTGTTCAGTACTGCTCCCTATGAGTGAGGTTAATAATTGGAAACCTTAACTTTTGCCCACGGCATGCAGACTTAATCTTCTCCTTTATGGTAGTAGGAGCTGTAATGTTGTActgcaaactatatatatatatatatatatatatatatatatatatatatatatatatatatatatatatatatatatatatatatatatatatatatatagtagtacAAGCAATCAAGCATGTCCCAAGACTTGCATAGAGAAACCTCCATTATTATCCACAATCACGCTGAAGGAGGTCTATTCGACACGATTACTAAGTTTACCACAACGCTCCTCTGTTAGATTGCTAGAATTTCAAAAGCGCGCagataaaaaaattattataaGTTTTGTCTTAAAAAAGAAGCGCAGAAAACCATCAACTCCAAACAATGACTACTTATTATCCACAATCATATAAATGTATTACCTTTCttctaaattgtaagtcgttctaGTTTTTTTTAACACGTATCTTCTATATACATGTagacaaaatatatatgtaggatTCTATGTACCTAGAAAAACTAGAATTTACAATTTGGAACATAGTAGTTTGTTCGATATGCGTTGAATATGTGTACAATTCAGTTATGTGACTTATTTTGCGTTATGATAGAGTTTGAATCGAACCCTGTATGTGTAAGGCATATATAATATAAGCTAACCCTTGTTGCAATTAGGAGATGACTTAACGGCATGTTTGAATGATAGCAAGGCCATGAGTCTGCCGGATGGTAGTGTAGTTACATTTTATAGAGAGAACTGTCTGTAGTCATGCTCTGATCGAAGATCGGATAAATGATTGTACCTTATTGTGCCTTCTGGCTTGCTTATTTTCTTTCATAGACTTCTACAATTAATATACTTGTTAGGATCTAGATCTAACCGTAAACTCTAACACAACTCTGATTGCGCAACCAAGTGTCTAGTCTTCTTTGAGCTCTTCACCGGCGACGAGCACTAGGTACGtcaatttctttttctttcattCCTTATTGTGCGAAACCGAACATCTAAACATTTGTATTTGGATATGATCTCATTACACGTGTATATATTGGTAATATGAGCTACTAACTTTGATTGTTTGCAAAAATACATGGAGTGTATATATGTACATCCAATTCCTCTTTACTAAGTCCGCCAATGTCAGCGTGCCTGCACAAAGTGCTGAAAATGTAGGTTGGCTTTGCCTGGTAATCTGTTTCGCCTCAGGCCAAAATTTGCTTTGACCTTTTTCACGCTCGGGAACCGACGCTGACCGAGCATGTAGCGTGAGAAGAACGGGAAGACTAGCAGAAGAGTCGAAACGGAACTGGTGCAGGCGCGCGCGGGCCCGTTCCGTAGCGACGTGCTCACTCTTTCACTCGACTGAGAGAGATCATCCCTACCCCGGACCAAAATGCCACGTATACGTAAACGTATTTCACAAAAGAGCTAAAGCACATCAAAAGCCAGCATTAAACTAATGGGATAATAGGATGCTTCTCATGCTATCCTACTACGGTATgtttaggccatgtttagttccagTAGCGGAACCAGAAGCCTTCGTGAGCCTGGGCAATTTTCATTATACAAAATATATTTAGCTAGTAAACTgcaacgctcttctttgatacaaaggaaatttttttaaaaaaatcaccgACAAGCCCGCCCGTCTGCCTGGGGTGGCCGGGCGGTGGCTCTGCCACTGTTtagttccctgtggaaaaaatttcgcgatactgtagtactttcgtttgtttgtggtaattattgtccaaccatggattaactaggctcaaaaaattcgtctcgtaaattttgaccaaactgtgaaattagtttttattttcacctATATTTAATATGTCATACAtatgtctaaaaattcgatgtgacggagaatcttgaaaaattttggctttttaggtggaattaaacaaggccttatacgtATGTGAGTATTGATTCGAGGTGATTTGAGCTCCATTTTTTTTTACCAAGTGTTGTTTAGATTTTCTTTATATATTTGTTTGTTGTTCTCACCTCACCACGTTCATTTGCTGATTTTTTTCATGCTGGTTTCAGCCGGCCTTGTTGACAGATTCCAAGTTGTTACGGTCTCCGTATAAACGCCAAAGTCGGGGGCTCTTCCAAACAAACAATCGGCATGCCATCTCATGGCACCCCAATAATACACCACCACCTACTATGGTGGGTCATGCCACATGTGGGGGCAGGGCAGTTATGAGTTTAACAATTGGACTAGACTACTCTTGATTAAGGACACTAATTATTGAATGCTCCTTATGTCATTCCAATATTTTCAGTTTCAGTTTATTTGATTCACAATTGAGCATGTTTGCCTTCTtcagttctaaaatttttgatGTAAAAGTGGAATAATTTTGATATATCGTACCCCTCTATTTCAGATTATAtgatgttttttcttttttttttctagatacaAAGCTTTTTGCATTGCACCTATCTAATACACCATGTCCAAATACacataataaaaataatgtatCTAGAAACAACAAAAGGCCACCAAACTATGCATAAaaacaattaatatttaattaacttCAGTTGGATATATAATAACCTAAAATATTAAAACGTTTTACTTTCTTTGAGGCCAGGGATCCGATCAATATTTAATTAACTTGCAAGACATGAAATGTGTAGATAGACAGTGAAACGTACCAAGTGGCTCAACTTGAATGAAGCTCTCGTTTTGGATCCATCACTGTGGGTCGTAGTTTGCGTCTTTAACACTCGCTTGGGAGGCCCAAGGCAGCAAGGCTAGTACGGTTTGTAACTTTGAGCACAAATTAACAGATATATGAAAATGACATGTACATTGCACTTTCCATGATACGACAGTAACAGTAGTAGAAAAGGAAATGTACCAAAGCCGTGTCTTTTCTAATATGATGGTGTGTATAATCTATTGCTACTCGTGTAAGTTAATCATCCTGCAAACCCCATTATTAGTTACAACAAAGCCCTGATCACAGGAGATTTCATTGCTAATCTTTTGGCACAAAACAGGGCCTCCAAAACCAAAGAGATGTATTATTGCCGCTGCTTTGGAGTCACCATCATCAAAATATATTGGGTGGATATGCACGAAAAATATATACCAAACTTGTTCATTTGATTGTGTACAAATGACATCGTTCTAGAACAACCATCCCATCATTAAGCTTGGCTAGTCTTGAAACCTACTGCTAATAATACAGATCAAGTAACCCGATAATGGGCCATGTACAATAATTTGGCAATTTGCCAAAGCGCTATGATCCTAAAATCCCAATGGTATCCTACATTCCTACCATGTGCAAGCAACAATAATGCGTCCATGTATAGATGATCACATAATGGATATGTGATGCACTTAGATGAGCATTCCAGAAACACTATTAACTCTAACACATTTctgaggaaaaaaaaagagagaatgcCATGGAGAAACCCCCCATGCTATGAGTGGGATGCAATTAGATGAGCAATTCAGAAAAATCCATCCTTTCATATAGTAATAGAAAATATATTCTACCGGGACACATGTTTATATATGTTCAACTTACCAAAGTTAGctcttgtaaaaaaaaaaacttaccaAAGTTAGCCATTATGACTGTTGACAGGCGATGCCCTGTAAGAGCACATCAAGTTGCTGTGCTACAGCACACCACGACGCAACCTAGCTAGATGATCCATGTCGATTTTTTTACTCTCTGGTCGGCCTTTGCTTTTTAAAATGAAGAGGATAACTTAATTGAGAATTCTTACTGTTTTTTTTTGTGTACGTGCAATGTTTCACATAAATCAACTTTCACCTTTCCAGCATCCATTTTTTTCATGTTATTTCACAAAGAGTAAAAATGcccatgatttttttttatttataatgaCATACTTCGTATCAGACAAATGCATTCttcaagaaaagaaaatatgattggCCTTCCAATCGTACACAACCATTATAACAAATTTTTCAACACAGCTGCTGATTATATCAAATAAAAAGGAAGAACGCACTTTAAAAGAATAAGTGAAGCCTATTATTGCTAGATACCTAAATACATAGCTACCTATGTGTATGTATTCAGTGAGTCAGTGACTTGCTATGCAATTCcatgtactccctctgttccaaattataagtcattctaagaatcttggagagtcaaagcatttttaagtttgaccaaaaatatagagagaaatataaagatttatgtcataaaataggtacactatgaaaatataactaacaaagaatctaatgatacttggttggtaccaaaaatgttattattttgctatataaatttggtcaaacttgaaaaactttgactctctaagattcttagaatgacttataatttgggacggatgGAGTATCCAACATTGCACGAGAAAGAAACCACTAAACTTATCCGTATGATGAAGATGTTAGTGTGACAAATTCATATAATAAACAAAATAGAGTAATGAAGAAGGCAATCTTATAGTCATGCACGCAAACACGTGAATGGTTCATTACCAATTATCAAACAAAACATGTAATTTATCTGATAAAATAACACATAACCCTCAAAACTAAAACTTCTTTGAGCAGGTAAATACTTAAATGACGGACTAAGCATGATTACAATCTAAGACAGCATCAGATAAAAAAGGACAAAATATATAGAAACAAACAAGTCAATGTACTAGAAACCACAAATAATTATAGGTGGCTTACCCCTAATTTATCTGTGCCATTAACAAATGACACCACCCAACCATAATTATTTAGGAAATTTAAGAAAAACACACAAATCAATTTGCTAATCCATTTTCTAACCAGATCTCAGCAGGGCAGAAATGTCCATTCAACAACCAAAACAAcctcaacaaaaaaaaaatcagaaccaTCTGTCCACAGCATTTCCGTAAGGTTTGTCGCACAGTTTCAAATCCCATTAATTTCTCCCATAAAACCTCCTCTCCCCTCGTTCTCCtcccctccgcctccgccttctCCTCTCACCCCACACCTGCCctccccgccgccgcgccgcggaCCTCTTCCATGGCAAAGCTCCCGCGTCTACCCTGCCCGATTCCCGTGCTCGCGCTCGTGTGCATCCTGTCTCTCGCCGCGCTGCGGCCCGCACTGTCCTCCCGCGCGGCGCCGAGGGACGGTGTCTCCTTCGCCGGCGCAGGCAACACGATACATCAACTCCTCAAGGATCACGGCCTTCCCGGAGGACTTCTCCCGCGCGGCGTGGAGTCGTACACCCTGGACGAATCGACCGGCCTACTGGAGGCGCGGCTGTCGGCGCCGTGCTACGCCACGTACGACAACGGCGACCTGGCCTACTTCGACAACGTGGTCCGCGGCAACCTCAGCAAGGGCGCGCTCCGCGGCGTGGAGGGCCTCTCCCAGGAGGAGCTCTTCGTCTGGCTCCCCGTCAAGGGCATCCTCGTCCAGGACCAGGAACCCGGGGTCATCCTGTTCGACATCGGGTTGGCTCACAAGAGCCTCTCCAGGTCGCTCTTCGAGGACCCGCCGGACTGCAAGCCGTCGGCCGCCGCCGGGAtgagcgccaccgccgccgcaagGTGGAAGGGTAGGCAAGGTGAGATTCTGACACGCCACTGTTTCAGATTTGTTCGGGGGACATGGTTCCCTTCTCGATTTGTTAGGATCCTTTTTTCTCGCTTGGCCGGTAGGTAGATGGCCTGTTTCTTCGCCGTGCTTGTTCGGACGTCTACTCCATGGAATTATGTATCTATCCCAAGATTCCGTCCACTCGTTTGAAGGTTTTTGTCGAATTCCTTGAACTTAGCCTCTGATTTCCATGTCCAGTTGGTCGATTGGATTTCAAATCGGTTGTAAATCTCACCCCAGTCGATGAGATACAGCTGCGTTGGATTCCGAGATTGGGTTGATTTATTAGAATTAAAAAAATTGCAATCTCGGTTCGTGTTCCTTGGATCAGTGGACGCGCCAGTTACAATTTGACACGACGGTAGTGGTTCGGTGAGGAGGGAAGCTGGAAAGATTGAAATTTGATGGCGTGTTGGAGTTGGAAGCTTGTGGAGGAGTAATTCTCCTACTGGGGATAGGGGATCGATTAAAGACTTCAGTTACTGTTGTATTTTTGGGCATTAACTCTGCAGGAAACACGTTCATTTGTCTTCGAAATCAAAGTCATGGCTTTGGCAGTGGAATTCTGAGCCCCTTCGGATTCACTTATTTTTTAAAAACTCTTACAGTACATACTTAGCAGGATTATTTGGATTGATAAATAAAAAACGACAATTCCTTTCTGGGGGGGTTGTAAGTTTATGGTGATTGACTGAATCCGCTGTCACTAGGCTCAGGGCGCTTGGTCAGATTACCGTGATAATCGTGATGAGGTTAGGGGCAAGTTGCTTGCAACCTGCCATGGGTGTCAAGAGGGGTGTATTAAGCATTAGATGCTTGCACTCCTGGCCTTCTCTGCTTTTGAAGCAAAGATTTTTGCCTGATGCAGGCTTTTGTCTATCTATCAGTCTTCGTTACCAATCCATTTTTTTTTCCTCCTAaacccttctccttctttgccTAGTTTGTTACGGGCAGGGCTGTTGGGTAGggctgttgcttttggatgcgGCCCTCCTTTGCGGATTGTTATCTTTCTATGTTAGAATGTGTGTCTCATCTCATCACCTGTCCCCTTCTATAGCGTCTTTCTCTATTGCTGCCACCTCCATTGGTAAATGAATGGAAAGCTGGTGTAGCAAACACGAACCCTTGAAAGAACATACGTCTCCGTTCCTCGGAAAGGGTGGAACAGAAGATGGTGCCACATGAGCTCACTTTGTTTCCCCCAATGGTTGAACCTCACATGATCGTTGTGAACCCTAAGCAGCATAACACTCCTTTTAGGGATTCCTTCTACAATTTTTCTGTGCAATGCTTTTTTAATTCATCAATTACAGCCGTTGCCTGAAGACGGGTCTAACAAAGTTGCTTATTGGCAGGTGTTACTGGTCTGAGGTTGAGGCGAGAGGTAGCAGCAGACAGCGACCAGCATCAGGAGCAGAGGTGAGGAGGCCTCTGAGACAACATCCAAGACGATGCCGAGCCAGTTTTCCGCTTTGTAAAATCCTGTGGTGAGTGAGagagtgctgctgctgctgcaacaaaaaaaatacaacTACTGCAACTTCATGCAGGGTTGGAATGTATCTACTAAGATGTGGGTACCTTTTTGTagttcttttttgttttttttttgggccTAAGTTCCTCTCTTGTTCATGCACACATGTGTGATATTAAGTTTGTCAGTCAGTCAATTGTTATAAGCAAGCACGCAGAAAAAAGAACAAAGGAAAAGAGTTGGCTGAGAAGCCAATTGGGGCTTTCGGGGCTCCGGGGCTGTGGTATAGACCATATGAGAGATTCTTGTTCTCCCCTGGGAGAGAATTCCTTAGCTGTTGGTGCATGTGCCAGCTCAGCAAGGAGTGAGCTGGGCACAGCACAGCCTCCATGTGAGTCTGTGTTGGCTGGTGGTTGGTTGAGTGCTCCTTGTGCTTCTTCCTTGGATTGATGAGTATACATATACAATCATACAATATTACTATACTGCTGCAATTATTCATTCTGCTAGGTTAGGTTAGGCCATAGAGCTATATATATAGCgttataaagaatataaaaaagtTGTAGTTCCTTCTGTCTTGTTTATGTGGTGTGCAAGTCTTGATGAAAGGTATCTATCTGTACCCATCTCTCTCTACCTGTCAATCTATCAAGTGGCTGTATTCCTTGCACTTGTGAAATGGGAATTATTCAGTATGCTCCCTTGCTCAAGCCTCCATCCGGCCACCGGGAAACCAGCTACGTCGCGTATGGTATGGAGTAGGCATGATGAGGCAGGGGTGGATGGATGGAAAAGGATGTgaattttgttttgttttcctTGTCCACATCACCCATGTTCTCTTTGCTTTAACTTGGTTGATTTCGATATCACGTTGCTTGATTGATTGTGCCAGTGTAAAATAGTTAGGAAAAGAGAAAATATCTCTTCTGCGTCCGTTGGCACAGAGAAAATTAATGAGAAAGAAAGGGTGGTTCGCATCACCTCGCATCACTTCTTTGACAAGGTAAGCACTAACATATCGATGCTgattttttcttctctcctgATCTCTTTAGGCGCTGATGCTATTATCTTCTCTCCAGATCTCTTTAGGTGCTGATGCtctgttttttttcttcttctctagaCTGTAGCCACAGAATGTTGGTCAATAGTCATTAGAATCTAAGCGTTGGATCGGACCTTTCTGGTGGACATGCATGTAGTACGCCGATTAAAAGGAGGACGTCATGAAGAAAAGTTCCGGTGACAGAAATCTCATGCAAATATCGTCAAAAATAGTAAGGACGTCACTGGCTAAGATTTCAGATTTCAGCGACAGATATCGTCTCAGGAGTGATCATCTAGCACCTCTCTTGGTTTGCCGATTATGGCGCGAACAAGGTTACTGGATTTGCACCATTGCAGATGTTGTTGTAGAAGCATAGCAAGTGGGCGGGGATGGTGCTAATCCTGCTCCTTTACCCTATCGATACGGCGCGCAAGTACTCTAATGGCACGCGCATAGGCGCACTAAATAATTCTGCCCGCCGCTGCCGGCGGACCACATCATGGCGATGGACCTCCTCGGACCAAACCACAGGGCGCCCGGATAACGTGCCCTGCCACGCGAATTCACTCACGGCTACGTCCAGTACCACTGATTTCCGTATAAACTTGCTAGTGCTAGTACCCTCAAAAAGCAAAGCGTACCCGGCGAAGCAAAAGCGTGGCGCGGGGGGGCGAGTCGCATGATGGGCATACGGGGCGGGCCGGGGAAAAAGATCCAAAAGCCTCGACATCGCAGGTCTGCACCCGCACGGCACCACGACCACGTCACAACAAAAAACTAATGCCTGCACGCCGGCAGCCCCATCGGGCACTACCTAACCAACCCACCCCTGGACCTGCACGGCACCAATTTTCTCCAGGGATATTCCCTGCTCGAGATGCAGCAGCCAGAAGCGACAAGGGATGCTACTCTTCCCCTCTCCTTCGCATGCTTTCGCAATACTTGTCGACATGTTTCGCTTTCAGTTTCCGGTACCCGATATGTACACAAAAGTGTATTACATTTAAGGCTATGACAAACGATGGTTTGGAACTAAGGGTAAATACACAGATGTTCACATCCATCTTTACAGCCAAACTGCACTAGGACTAACCCGCGATACAGCAGTTGCAATCACACCAAGCCGGGGATATCTAGCTCAGGGCTCAGCATTTTAAACATGCCATGTTATTTCGTGAGGGTAGAACGACGAGGTCCGGCCTCTGTGCGATGTGAGTCTCAGAAGTCTGGGCCTTGCTGGAAGAACTCGAGGTCTGGGTGGGTGCTCCCGCCTGGAGGCCGCCTTGGACGCCTACATCAGGAGTCAAAACAAAAGGTATATTTAGCTATCACCAGGTTTAGAAGTCTGGTGCTGATTCCGCAATCAAATGGACATGCCGACAAGCATTGACAGTTTCAATTGGATATCACTTAAATCTTCCAAGGTGATCAGGGAGAATATGTATTTATGTAGGATG encodes:
- the LOC8084102 gene encoding uncharacterized protein LOC8084102; this encodes MAKLPRLPCPIPVLALVCILSLAALRPALSSRAAPRDGVSFAGAGNTIHQLLKDHGLPGGLLPRGVESYTLDESTGLLEARLSAPCYATYDNGDLAYFDNVVRGNLSKGALRGVEGLSQEELFVWLPVKGILVQDQEPGVILFDIGLAHKSLSRSLFEDPPDCKPSAAAGMSATAAARWKGRQGVTGLRLRREVAADSDQHQEQR